The DNA sequence tttggggcaggggaggaggaaggttttGTTTAcagggcctgcctgcctgctggccGATTCTGTCCCCCCCATGCTACCTGTCCCCTAGTGCTTGCAAACTGggatgcctcctcctccctccctgtaggtctgTCTGGGTGGAAGCGGGAGTTGTGATGGAATTGGGGGTTCATGACTGGGGTTTGTCAGGAACTGACTGgattggtgctttctgcacttctgtcctcactcaaagaacagcagaaaGAAAGATGGGAGGGAGACATCAGAGGAGTGTTAAATGagtcaactctctctctctctctctctctctctctctctctctctctctctctctctcaccagcaGCTCTGTCTTTTCTGGAGAGCTGTGCCTGACTTGTTTGCCAAAAAGACTTGCAATTAAACAGAGtcccagaaatgctcaggacaaGTCCTGATGGTTGTCCCTTGAGCACAAGTCAAGTTAAAAGAAGAGGAACTAGAGTTGAGCCATGGTGCATTGGCTCATTCCTGCTAACACACAGTTATCTCAGCCTCTGATAGTGCAGTAAGACAGAGAATTTCCAAGACTTTTTATGAAGATTCCTATTTTTGTGCAGACTTGTGGGAAAAACAAACATTTGAAGCATGCTAATTAATAGCAAGGAACATTAATTCGTATCTGAAATAGTTTCCAGTGCCAAATCTCTCTCCTTTGCATTGGTACATAAAAACATTAATGCAAGCATTTTATAcctctacagcccaatcctatggaagcTTCAGGGGAGCTTCAGGGGTTCCAGCAGCATACAGTACTTTCTGACAGTTGCAAAACAAACACACCAGAGTGTGTGGGCTGGCCGATGCCTGCTGGCCACAATAAGTAAGCctaggggctgggagggagacagaaaagggtggaacagggcaggcatGGCATGGTGGAGTAGGTAAGTGAACATTACTTTTACTTTTCTCCCTATCATGTCATGGTTCCCAGCTGGCCCATAGCATTCAGTGGATCCTGTGCCAGTACTACTGCATGCTACTTGCCAGCTGAAGATAGGATTGGAGTGTAAGATGACCAATCTAAGAGTGAGAgtaaatacaaaaaaaatcaatccacAGACAGGCAGCAACCAGTCATTGCTATTAAGAATCTTGGGGAAGGCCATAATAAAACCATTTAAATAATCTTCCGATTACCAAAGTTCCCGTGTGTATTCGCTATGTGAGCATGATCTGAGGCCAGATGCTGCTCCGTGCCATATGCCCTGTCATCTGACATCTGGTCCCTGGCAGAGGCTTAAGTGCTAGTTTTGAGCTGTGGTTCCCATACTGTGGTTCTGAGACTCACCAGAGGGTCactacccaatttttggtgaatcATGAAACAATaaagcagattaggctatatgcaacaagggttaaacaatctgctacttgaggggaacactgctgcccaattgccattatagtcacagaggcttgagctgctgaTAAATGGAAACTTTTGTTTAAtatgggttaagaacataagaacagccccagatcaggctataggcccatctagtccagcttcctgtatctcacagcggcccaccaaatgccccagggagcacaccagataacaagagacttgcatcctggtgccctcccttgcattggcattctgacatagcccatttctaaaatcaggaggctgcacatacacatcatggcttgtaacccgtaatggatttttcctccagaaacttgtccaatccccttttaaaggcatccaggccagatgccatcaccacatcctgcggcaaggagttccagactgaccacacgctgagtaaagaaatattttcttttgtctgtcctaacccacccaacactcaattttagtggatgtcccctggttctggtgttatgtgagagtgtaaagagcatctctctatccactttatccttcccatgcataatttgggttctgatgctgaaaagtttgggagtATGTATTGTGGTTGGCTGTGACATGTGATCTGTATCCTGCATTCTATTTGGGAAAAGTGCTAGGAAAAAGTGATGGTGGGAAATGgggttttctggtgttttttaataataataacaactaggtatttatataccacctttctggtcatcggattactcctctgactttattcaaggcggtttacataggcaggcattactaaatccctcaaggggatttttataatcatagaggttctctctttcaagaaccaacaacatttctcCCTatgagaacccctgctaattgggtaagaggcactttttcaagtgggtgctcctttttttagcagggggagagtaactggcccacctcaccccagcactgtctgttctagtggctgtctgctggtattcatttgcatctttttagattgtgagcccttttgggacagggagccatttagttatttgatttttctctgtaaaccgctttgtgaacttttagttgaaaagcggtgtataaatactgttaataaatttcagaatggatcttcctagtttggtctcacttctggcctccagttctcccacgcaggctgacaagcagctccatctctcacatggagggcagccaagatgcttcttgctcacaccaagagcaggtggaattactcagctcagctttgtcagctgcttcaaggtctcgccattctcaactgttcacggagctgccggtgtccttgaactggcaacctcctgatgttatcttcgggctaatggaggctctaccctctagaccagacctcctgcccatccatcTGTGTTGGTTTCTATGGGAATCTAGGGTGCATCCACTGACAGGACTGGaactgtccggggggggggggggcttcattgCCACCACTGAAATTGGAGTTACACCAGCATGTCATATCCTATAGTGCTCAGAATGGCATTTCTGGAGTATTGGACTACTCTGTTTCTCTGTTAGTAAATGGAATAATTTAACCACAGGAAAGTACAAATGTACTATCAATGGATGACTGATAGATGTTGTCATGTGAACCATGTAAATTTTGTGTGAACAATGTGTGATCCAGTACTATCTGGAAATACCCACATACAGTCAAATTGCATCTTAACACATATTtaacttgcacaaattcaagtatacaCATTTAGCCAAAAAAAGGCAGAGTGATTCTGCCCACCATTCTGCTTACTGAGTATATGCCCCAGAGTGAGCATGACTTGGGggaatgaatctgctgttccctccCTTATCCCCAAAGGACTTCAGAACCTAACCCTTGGATGTGATGCAAACGGACTCTATCGCTTTAGCATTAATAGTGAAAATCAGGTTGCTCTTGATTCAGTAGTTCATACATTGCAGCCACAGTTATATATTACCTTTTATTAAAACCAATGAGTGTTCCCAGTGCTCACACAACCACATTGTAAATATTAGTTGTCCTAACAAAAGGTGCTATTTTATTGAATGCATATTTTCTACAATGGATGTATTCATCTCCCTTATTGCTAAACATTGGTAGCTGTTGTGCCATTTAATAAGAAGCCCTGTTCCCCTCCAAGTTTCAAACATCATGTGATTATTCCCCAGGAAGACCTATATTTTTGATCACTTTGTTGGTTCTACTGAAGCTTAGTCCAGAAAATGAGGAGAGGCATCTTCTGAATCATTGTACCAGAGGCATAGGAATATTTCTGCTTCACTGCTCAGTCAGGACATAAAAGTAATCACCTCTAATAGGTTTTGatcattgagggcacaatcctaaccaggtctactcagaagtaactcctattttgttcaatggggcttactctcaggaaagtgtggttaggattgcagccttagatatttAATagcataatttataatttatcaTAATTTACTGAATTTGATTATTGTAAAATTATATAACTTTCTCCATAATGATTAAACAATCATAATCACCGTAATGCTCTCTAGACTCACAAGATGATCCAGTGGACTAACACATCCATGGAAGTCTGACTATTCTTCAGGTTGCAAACACCACTTAAATCCACTGCTGTTTGCTTCATCAGATTCATCAATTCTCATGTATTCACCCTTCTCATCAGATTCACCCTTCTCATGTATTCATATATGATGCCACACTTTCATAATGAGCTGCCCTTTCCTCAGTTTCTTTCCATTGCAGTGTAATACAGTGTCATTATCTGTCTAACACCAAACCTCTATAATTGAGCTACTCCAGCAGAATTGGGTCAGTGCTTGATTTCTTTCGTTTTCAGTACTGCCCCAGTTTTTTGTCAACATTTTCACAAGTTCAAAAACACCAGTAGAGGTGAGACTCATTCATGCTTTTACAACTATTCAGAGGGGCTACAGGTGTCCCCCCGTATCTGCAGGTATATGTTCCAGGCcacccatggatatggaaaccagaGAAGAAGGAACCTTATCTCTGTGCCCCTCAGTgcacccattaactttgtttcGCTTCTTACCTGTAGTGAAAAGCAAAAATATCTCCTCTTTTTACAGAACACTGTACACATGCAAACTTATAGAACAACAAACAGGTAGGCACCTTGGATGCTAGAAGAGATTAATCTAACATTAACAGGATGGAggaaacttcctgcttcctgttaatgttctgtctGTGTCCTTCTAACTTTCAGGCTGCTTGTCTGCATGTCATTCCATAAGCTTGCATGCTCGTAGCAGTCtgtaaaaggaagagacattTTTGCTTGGTGCCAGCAGtaagaagcaaaataaaattaatgggcgCAGGGGCTGCGTACAACTGAGAATAATAGAATCCATGGACACCAGCTCCATGGATTTGGAGGAACACCTGTATGCGGCACAGTTCTTAACAAGGTTTATTTCTGCTTCATATCACTTACATTATTAATTATCTGGGACACTGGTGTTGTTCAATCAGTTTGTCTCTACTACTTCTATTCAAAATGACTTCTGTCTTTGATCTTTTCATCATTTTTTATGTTCTCTGTTTTTCTCTGCTAGTGATACATATTTGTATCCCTCCTGAAATATTTCTGCACATCTAACAATTCCAAAACCAACATTCTTCAAACCTAAATTTCCCTTTTTCAAGTTACACTTGCTCTTCAGAAGTTCCATCTTTCCCTGTGTTCTATGTGATTATATTTTCTTTTACCAAATATTTTATTGCCATACTCCATTGGTTTTTATCCTTGATCTGAACTCTCCAGGTCTATTGCCTTTCAGGCAATCATATTGCAGCATGTGCACATGAAAATGTAAAGAGCTGCATGTCCCAACTACCCTGGTGACACTCACTCACTTGCTATGGGCCTCCatgcaaaattaaaaatatttcctaAACAGTTCCATTGTCCTGGAAAATGCCACATTATATGCTACTGCGGCTAGTACTACAGCTCCCGCAGTGTTTTATCTGCTATGGACTTGCTGTCAAGGCACTCAATACATTTTTCATGAGCCAAAAAGCCACTGTGTTACCTATTCATAGGGTGCCTTCCTGTACGTACTTTTCTATTGGTAAACTCTCTTGttcacaatgggacttattcctgagtagacaagtaGTACGTGGTACTTTATAAGAAAATGCATTCTGGTATACAACCTCATTGTGTTTATGGCTTATTTGGTTGACTCACTTTTGGGACTTTGGCTTTGATTTGTCTTCTTCAGGTGTTAACTTGGACACAAATGAAGGCGTGGAGGGGGGATTGATCAGCATTACTCCTGCTGGCCTCGATGCTGGCCTCCATGTTCAAGTATCACATTTGCATGAAATCTGTGCATACGCATTTGAACATGTGTAGGTTTCCTTATGTACAGTCTGGTACTCTGGAAATGAACGGTCTCATTTTGTGGGCAGGATCTACATAATCGTGTCTCTTACATGCACAGAGGTCAGAAGCAGAACCAATGGATGGAACCCCATTCAACCTTCTCCACACATTCATCTGTACcctgcatacagaaggtccccaGAATCACTAGTGTAAAGAAATAATGGCAATGCTAGGAAGCACATCTGCCAGTGACCTTGGAATGCTGTTGTTGTCAAACAATCAATGGTCCAATGCAGCATTATGTGTTCATTGAAACAAGAACTGTCTTCACAGTGGTGTctgatatttattttttttcttcacatttttataccaccctttctccagggagctcagggcggtgtacacagctgcttccctttttgccctcacaacaaccatgtgaggtaggtgaggctgagagaaagtgactggcccaaggtcacccaggacgctTCATGACTAagaggggattcaaacctggatcttccaggtctaagtccacctcccataCCACTGCACCACCCTAGATTGGAAATCTGGGTGCTGTTCTAAAGgctctatcctatccaattttccagggctgatacACCTGCAAtccagccccaaggcaagggtaaaaaacattcccttaccttgaggcctctgtgactgttcccccccccccaactgcaaaatgcagcacatgccccattggtatggctgcatcagcgctggacaggtggatatgattgggcccttagttatgttCTTCTTTTGTAAACATTTCTTCCCTCAGTTTACCTATTTCTTACTTTTATCTACCCATCTATAAATATTGTTGATATTTGAAGTCATTTTTCTAAAGTCTGGTCTGTTAttcataatttattttattttccagatTCTCTAGAGTACCTGGGAAGAACCTCAGCAAGACCACTCAGTGAACAAGACTGAAATGATATTCATTTCATGGCTTTAGGGTTTTTCCCTCACTGGTTTaggaaaaagttaaaaaaaaatgtctgtgatGAACCAAACCGTGCACCAGAATTCATCAAGGATACATTCTGTTCCTCTAGGACTGGTCTTGGGTGGCATCTCATTGATCACAGTTGTCATGAATATTTTGGTTCTATATGCAGTGAAAATAGAAAAGAAACTGCACACAGTTGGCAATCTTTACATTGTCAGTCTTTCATGTGCAGACCTTATAGTTGGTGCAGCTGTCATGCCACTAAACATTGTGTACTTGTTGAAGAGAGACCTAATAGATAGAAACATTTGCCTGTTTTGGTTGTCAGTGGATTATGTGGCTAGCACAGCCTCCATATTCAGTCTCTTTGTACTCTGCATAGATCGTTACCGTTCTATCCAGCAGCCACTAAAATATCTCAGATACCGGACCAAAACTAGAGCTTCTATAATGATTTCTACATCTTGGCTGCTCTCTTTTTTGTGGGTAATTCCAATTCTTGGTTGGCGAAGCTTCACCAATAACAGCAGCACCACAATTGACAAGGGGACTAATGATACAAACTTATGTGAAACAGATTTTAGCAGCATCATCTGGTTTAAAATACTGACGGCCATGGTCAACTTTTATGTGCCATCACTAATGATGCTGTGGTTCTATGCAAAAATATACAAGGCAGTTCGAAGGCATTATCAGCATCGAAAGCTCATCAATGGATCCTGTATATCTGCCTCAGAAAAGTCCATTGTAAACAATGGAAAGCCACATGAAATGCAAAAGATTTCTTCCAGGGGTACAAATAAAACTACAGAATATCCCTATAATGAAAATGACAACCTGATGGAGGTCAAACATCAACGAAGCAGCTGTGTTAAAATGCCAGCTGTTTCTCATCGAGAAGATGGTAGTGACACTTTGAAGCCTACTTGCTTTCCTTCAACCAATGGACAGAATGACAGAAAGGTAGACAATATGGACAAAAAGTGTGCCCATGTCAAGAAAGACATTCAGAATACAGAGATGCCTTGCACCCAAAACTATGATTTAAGCAGAGTATCAGATGAACATATCTTTACCAAGAGACTTTCCAGTAGAAATGACGATGATCTTGCTCTTGATCAAAGTTCTTACACTGAAGGGTGTTTCCTGCAGTATCACAATAACAAAGACCACACAAGTCTTAGTTACTTGAAAAAGACATGGAGGAGAATGCGTGCTTATTCCACAAACTACAGTCAAGGGCTGCATATAAACAGAGACAGAAAAGCAGCCAAACAGTTGGGTTGTATAATGGCAGCCTTTATGCTGTGCTGGAGTCCATATTTTGTATTATTTATGGTCATGGCCTTCTGTAAAGGCTATCAAAATATTCAATTACATATGTTCACCATTTGGCTTGGCTATGTGAACTCAACATTAAATCCATTTATATACCCACTCTGTAATGAGAACTTTAAAAAGACTTTCAAAAAGATCCTTCATATTAAAACCTAAATTATCTTTGGAGAATATTGTATTAGAGGAATAAAGTTAGCAGCAACCTATTGATATGAAAAATACTTTCCAGTACTGTTTTATAAGGAAATATAGCAACAGACGCAACAAATTTTAGAAGATCCTGGGGAAAAGGAGAAATAGAAGGAAGCACATTCTTTCCTATACAAAACATGCTTAAGTTGTGAATTTTGTTTTAGGAAGAAGCTCACCAGGACTTCTGCAACCTTGAATTTCAATCTTAGgattgctgttgttttttttttggtttttttttgggggggggggggagaacaagacTTTTGAGACAGAATGAAATACAAAGCCAAAATGGATGTTTCTGTGTTAAATTCAGTGCTCAGTTTGTTTACAACTGGTTGTCCAGTTTTGTGTACAATTGCTTTGTTTGACTGGGGTCTATTTTTAGAGAAATCACAAAGGT is a window from the Tiliqua scincoides isolate rTilSci1 chromosome 2, rTilSci1.hap2, whole genome shotgun sequence genome containing:
- the HRH1 gene encoding histamine H1 receptor is translated as MSVMNQTVHQNSSRIHSVPLGLVLGGISLITVVMNILVLYAVKIEKKLHTVGNLYIVSLSCADLIVGAAVMPLNIVYLLKRDLIDRNICLFWLSVDYVASTASIFSLFVLCIDRYRSIQQPLKYLRYRTKTRASIMISTSWLLSFLWVIPILGWRSFTNNSSTTIDKGTNDTNLCETDFSSIIWFKILTAMVNFYVPSLMMLWFYAKIYKAVRRHYQHRKLINGSCISASEKSIVNNGKPHEMQKISSRGTNKTTEYPYNENDNLMEVKHQRSSCVKMPAVSHREDGSDTLKPTCFPSTNGQNDRKVDNMDKKCAHVKKDIQNTEMPCTQNYDLSRVSDEHIFTKRLSSRNDDDLALDQSSYTEGCFLQYHNNKDHTSLSYLKKTWRRMRAYSTNYSQGLHINRDRKAAKQLGCIMAAFMLCWSPYFVLFMVMAFCKGYQNIQLHMFTIWLGYVNSTLNPFIYPLCNENFKKTFKKILHIKT